One window from the genome of Pedobacter schmidteae encodes:
- a CDS encoding 2Fe-2S iron-sulfur cluster-binding protein, whose amino-acid sequence MSIFKLKINFEEHGKETVELPIAGGESVLDVCHDHGIELQHNCGGVCGCSTCHVYVNKGMDNIQEISDKEEDFIDRAVRPKITSRLGCQCVVMSGDIEVTIPDQSEFLGH is encoded by the coding sequence ATGAGCATTTTTAAATTAAAGATAAATTTCGAAGAACACGGAAAAGAAACAGTTGAACTACCTATTGCCGGCGGAGAGTCTGTTTTGGATGTCTGCCATGATCACGGAATAGAATTACAGCACAATTGTGGTGGCGTGTGCGGTTGCAGTACCTGCCACGTATATGTAAATAAAGGAATGGATAATATCCAGGAAATTTCAGATAAAGAAGAGGATTTTATTGATAGGGCTGTTCGCCCGAAAATTACCTCTCGCTTAGGTTGTCAGTGTGTAGTGATGAGTGGCGATATTGAGGTTACCATACCTGATCAGTCTGAGTTTTTAGGTCATTAA
- the iscX gene encoding Fe-S cluster assembly protein IscX, whose amino-acid sequence MLDKFALPIYWNDHEDIAQELYEKFGDDFNEAKIYRIRFTELLEWILALPNFKGTKEESNEGHLEQIQSAWVYEWRDNQK is encoded by the coding sequence ATGCTGGATAAGTTTGCCCTACCCATATATTGGAATGATCACGAGGATATTGCTCAGGAATTGTATGAGAAATTTGGTGACGATTTTAATGAAGCCAAAATATACCGTATCCGATTTACAGAACTTTTAGAGTGGATATTGGCTTTGCCTAACTTTAAAGGTACCAAAGAAGAAAGTAACGAAGGACATCTGGAGCAAATCCAGTCGGCCTGGGTTTACGAATGGAGAGATAACCAAAAATAG
- a CDS encoding HAD family hydrolase — protein sequence MFLEQLKQVTTLIFDIDGVLTNGDIIASDSGEFLRTFNIKDGYALQLAVKRGYHVCIISGGKGAAMQKRFEGLGINNIFLGVSDKVAVYNSLCTEYNLNSLEVLYMGDDIPDLKIMQLVGLAVCPADAVPEIKAISHYISPYNGGKAAVRDVVEKVLKVQGKWFDENPSAADSGK from the coding sequence ATGTTTCTTGAACAGCTAAAGCAGGTTACCACACTCATCTTTGATATTGATGGCGTATTAACGAACGGTGATATCATCGCGTCGGACTCTGGTGAGTTTTTACGGACCTTTAATATCAAAGATGGTTATGCCCTGCAGTTGGCCGTTAAAAGAGGTTACCATGTTTGTATCATCTCTGGCGGCAAAGGAGCTGCTATGCAAAAAAGATTTGAAGGACTTGGTATCAATAATATATTTTTAGGTGTTTCCGATAAAGTTGCAGTGTACAACAGCTTGTGTACTGAGTATAATCTGAATTCCCTGGAAGTGCTTTATATGGGGGATGATATCCCTGATTTAAAAATTATGCAGCTGGTGGGCCTTGCTGTCTGTCCGGCCGATGCAGTTCCCGAAATTAAAGCCATCTCTCATTATATTTCTCCTTATAACGGCGGAAAGGCTGCGGTTAGAGATGTGGTAGAAAAGGTGCTTAAAGTACAAGGGAAATGGTTTGATGAAAACCCTTCTGCTGCCGATTCCGGCAAATAA
- a CDS encoding nucleoside triphosphate pyrophosphatase, translating into MYTQKLPIILASKSPRRHELMQLMELDFKVILKDVDETYPEGLLPADIAIYIAEKKAAAFEQERTDSLVITADTIVAFNNEILGKPDDAHDAAGMLARLSGTNHQVYTGVSLAHGTKIYSFYDVTEVFFNTLTTEQIDHYIKNYNPLDKAGAYGIQDWIGFIAVEKIIGSYTNVMGLPTEKLYNALLSF; encoded by the coding sequence ATGTATACGCAAAAGCTTCCAATTATACTCGCCTCCAAATCTCCACGCCGACACGAATTGATGCAGCTCATGGAACTCGATTTTAAGGTGATTTTAAAGGACGTTGATGAAACCTATCCCGAGGGGCTTCTACCTGCAGATATAGCCATTTATATCGCCGAAAAAAAAGCTGCCGCTTTTGAGCAGGAGCGGACTGATAGTCTTGTAATTACTGCCGATACCATTGTCGCTTTTAATAATGAAATACTCGGTAAGCCTGATGATGCCCATGATGCGGCCGGGATGTTAGCCAGATTATCGGGAACCAACCATCAGGTCTATACGGGAGTAAGCCTGGCGCATGGGACTAAAATCTATTCTTTTTATGATGTTACAGAAGTGTTTTTTAATACACTTACAACTGAGCAAATTGATCATTACATCAAGAATTATAATCCGTTGGATAAGGCCGGCGCATATGGTATTCAGGATTGGATAGGGTTTATAGCTGTCGAAAAGATCATCGGTTCTTATACCAATGTTATGGGGTTGCCAACAGAAAAACTCTATAACGCACTATTGAGCTTTTGA
- a CDS encoding exopolyphosphatase, translating into MKAAVIDLGTNTFHLIIANLLDTEIEVLYKTNEPVQLGQGKINDHLIIPEAFERGIHTLKNFKREIDKYQVDVVKAIATSAIRSAANGADFVNAAKKEADIEIEVVSGDEEAVYIFSGVKATEVITDTSLIMDIGGGSTEFILCNTDNILWKKSYNIGAARLMQAYFQSDPLSITDQTNIVSKLDETLADLKAACALHHPQQLIGSAGAFETYASMLDEKVDIKSIKTTPIDLNKYQELAARLIASTHAERELMPGLIKLRVDMIVMAAILTNYVIDHCALKKLSLSTYDLKMGVLYQLATSKAQ; encoded by the coding sequence ATGAAAGCAGCTGTTATAGACCTCGGCACCAATACTTTTCACCTTATTATAGCCAACCTGTTGGATACAGAAATAGAAGTATTGTATAAAACCAACGAACCGGTACAACTGGGACAGGGAAAGATTAATGATCATCTCATTATCCCTGAAGCATTTGAAAGAGGTATCCACACACTTAAAAATTTCAAAAGGGAAATAGACAAATACCAGGTGGATGTGGTGAAAGCTATTGCTACTTCGGCCATACGCAGCGCAGCTAATGGAGCTGATTTCGTAAATGCGGCTAAAAAGGAAGCTGATATTGAGATTGAGGTGGTCAGTGGTGATGAAGAAGCTGTTTACATTTTTAGCGGTGTAAAGGCAACTGAGGTAATAACAGACACCTCGCTAATTATGGATATCGGAGGCGGCAGCACAGAATTTATCCTCTGCAATACAGATAATATACTTTGGAAAAAAAGCTATAACATAGGTGCAGCACGCCTGATGCAAGCTTATTTTCAATCAGATCCGCTTAGTATCACCGATCAGACAAATATTGTCAGTAAACTTGATGAGACCCTGGCTGATTTAAAAGCAGCCTGTGCTTTACATCATCCACAGCAGCTAATTGGCTCTGCAGGTGCTTTCGAAACTTATGCGAGTATGCTGGATGAGAAAGTCGATATAAAAAGTATTAAAACAACTCCTATTGATTTAAACAAATATCAGGAATTGGCTGCACGATTAATTGCATCTACACATGCTGAAAGGGAATTGATGCCTGGGCTCATTAAATTGCGGGTAGACATGATTGTTATGGCTGCCATCCTCACCAATTATGTGATAGATCATTGCGCACTTAAAAAGCTAAGTCTTTCTACTTACGATTTAAAAATGGGGGTGCTTTATCAACTGGCCACTTCAAAAGCTCAATAG
- the dnaJ gene encoding molecular chaperone DnaJ: MSKRDYYDVLGVSRNTSADEIKKAYRKLAIKYHPDKNPDDKSAEEKFKEAAEAYEVLSNPEKKQRYDHYGHAGVGGASGGGYGGGGMNMEDIFSQFGDIFGSGGGSPFESFFGGGQQSRGGRRVAKGSNLRIKVKLTLEEIANGTEKKIKVNKQIVCKTCDGSGAKDRSSVSTCKTCGGSGAVRRVTNTILGQMQTTSTCPTCNGSGSQITAKCGSCHGEGVVRGEETITINIPAGVSDGMQLSMSGKGNAAPNGGIPGDLIILIEEIPHENLKREGNNVVYDLHISIIDAALGYSAEVPTIDGKAKIKIEPGTQSGKLLRLKGKGIPEINSYHRGDEIIHVNIWTPKALSAEERSILERLKDSPNFKPQPGKNDKSFFEKMKEYFE; this comes from the coding sequence ATGAGCAAAAGAGATTATTATGATGTGCTTGGCGTATCCAGAAACACATCCGCTGACGAAATTAAAAAGGCTTATCGCAAACTAGCCATTAAATATCACCCGGATAAAAACCCGGATGATAAATCAGCTGAAGAAAAATTTAAGGAAGCGGCTGAGGCTTATGAAGTTTTAAGTAATCCTGAAAAGAAACAGCGTTATGACCATTATGGTCATGCCGGTGTAGGCGGCGCCTCTGGCGGTGGTTACGGTGGCGGTGGCATGAACATGGAAGATATATTTAGCCAGTTTGGTGATATCTTTGGTTCAGGCGGTGGTAGTCCTTTTGAAAGCTTCTTTGGAGGTGGTCAGCAGTCACGTGGTGGCAGAAGGGTGGCAAAAGGCTCTAACCTGCGCATTAAAGTAAAACTCACACTCGAAGAAATTGCCAATGGCACCGAGAAAAAAATAAAAGTAAATAAGCAAATTGTTTGTAAAACCTGCGATGGCAGCGGAGCCAAAGACCGCTCATCGGTAAGTACCTGTAAAACCTGCGGCGGTAGCGGCGCGGTACGCAGAGTTACCAATACCATATTAGGGCAAATGCAAACTACCTCTACCTGCCCTACCTGTAACGGAAGCGGATCGCAGATTACCGCAAAATGTGGTTCTTGCCATGGTGAAGGTGTAGTAAGAGGTGAAGAAACCATTACCATCAATATACCTGCCGGTGTAAGTGATGGCATGCAACTAAGCATGAGTGGAAAAGGAAACGCAGCACCAAACGGAGGCATTCCGGGCGATCTGATTATCCTGATTGAAGAGATCCCTCACGAGAATCTGAAACGCGAAGGTAATAATGTAGTGTATGATCTTCATATTTCTATAATTGACGCCGCATTAGGCTATAGTGCTGAAGTACCTACTATTGATGGTAAAGCTAAGATCAAAATTGAACCGGGAACCCAAAGCGGCAAACTGTTGCGTTTGAAAGGCAAAGGCATCCCTGAAATCAATTCTTACCATCGTGGGGATGAAATCATTCATGTAAACATTTGGACACCTAAAGCCCTTAGCGCCGAAGAAAGATCCATCTTAGAAAGACTCAAAGATTCTCCGAACTTCAAACCTCAGCCAGGTAAAAATGACAAGAGCTTCTTTGAAAAAATGAAAGAATATTTTGAATAA
- a CDS encoding nucleotide exchange factor GrpE, producing the protein MQNQDPAVEQPTEDQLIDNTEANTEAAEKEEELKESAPELSAEEKLQQENAALNDKYLRLFAEFDNYKRRTQKERVELLQTAGKDVIVSLLPLLDDFDRAGKAMENATDVASIREGVQLIHTKLKSTLAQKGLKEIESINTVFDTDNHEAITKIPAPTEELKGKVIDELEKGYTLNDKVIRFAKVVVGS; encoded by the coding sequence ATGCAAAATCAAGACCCTGCAGTAGAACAACCTACTGAAGATCAATTGATAGACAATACGGAGGCAAATACAGAAGCTGCTGAAAAAGAAGAAGAATTAAAAGAAAGCGCACCAGAACTGTCTGCAGAAGAAAAACTGCAACAGGAAAATGCTGCTTTAAATGATAAATATTTACGCTTGTTTGCAGAATTTGACAACTATAAACGCCGTACGCAAAAGGAACGTGTAGAATTGCTGCAAACTGCCGGTAAAGATGTAATTGTGTCTTTATTACCTTTACTGGATGATTTTGACAGAGCTGGCAAAGCAATGGAAAATGCAACCGATGTGGCTTCTATCCGGGAAGGCGTTCAGCTGATTCATACCAAATTAAAAAGTACACTGGCCCAGAAAGGTCTTAAAGAAATAGAAAGTATCAATACTGTTTTTGATACAGATAACCACGAAGCCATTACTAAAATACCTGCACCAACTGAAGAGTTAAAAGGAAAAGTAATAGACGAACTGGAAAAAGGATATACTTTAAATGACAAAGTTATACGCTTTGCCAAAGTAGTAGTAGGTAGTTAA
- a CDS encoding cell division ATP-binding protein FtsE: protein MTGSTVINLKNVDVFQQKHLVLSNVNLNIDKGEFVFLIGQTGSGKSSLLKIIYGDLHIGNGDGQIAGFDLKKLSNKEVPFLRRKLGIVFQDFQLLTDRTVDKNLEFVLKATGWTDKNLISERIKDVLEKVGLRSKIKKMPHELSGGEQQRVVIARALLNNPEIILADEPTGNLDPDTSEEIVMLLKQISQSGTSVLMATHDYHIIRTFPSRIIKCESGVVHEDAQIV, encoded by the coding sequence ATGACAGGAAGCACAGTTATAAATTTAAAAAATGTAGATGTATTTCAGCAAAAGCATTTGGTTTTGTCGAATGTAAATTTAAATATAGACAAAGGAGAATTCGTTTTTTTAATCGGGCAAACAGGTTCGGGAAAAAGTAGTTTGTTAAAAATTATTTACGGCGACCTTCATATCGGGAATGGCGATGGGCAGATTGCCGGCTTTGACTTAAAAAAACTGAGCAACAAGGAGGTTCCTTTTCTACGTCGGAAGCTGGGCATCGTGTTTCAGGACTTTCAGTTACTGACCGACAGAACGGTGGATAAAAACCTGGAATTTGTACTTAAAGCGACTGGATGGACAGACAAAAACCTGATCAGCGAGCGTATTAAAGATGTGCTGGAAAAAGTTGGATTGCGCTCAAAAATAAAAAAAATGCCACATGAACTTTCAGGTGGAGAACAACAACGCGTGGTAATTGCACGGGCCTTGCTCAACAATCCGGAAATTATCCTTGCTGATGAGCCGACAGGAAACCTGGATCCTGATACTTCCGAAGAAATTGTCATGTTGCTGAAACAGATCAGCCAAAGTGGAACATCTGTTTTGATGGCCACGCATGATTATCACATTATCCGCACCTTCCCTTCAAGGATTATAAAATGTGAGAGCGGAGTAGTTCATGAAGATGCACAAATTGTTTAA
- a CDS encoding fructose-6-phosphate aldolase encodes MYVIKVKGIAKIPDYVQLRDDKFTLLAYFRVDRPDKSLDKLGLGDKLPYIMNFVNDLPFGQIAKLDI; translated from the coding sequence ATGTATGTTATAAAAGTAAAAGGCATAGCCAAAATTCCGGATTATGTGCAGTTGAGGGACGATAAGTTTACCCTCCTGGCATATTTCAGGGTAGACAGGCCTGATAAATCACTGGATAAATTAGGTCTTGGAGATAAACTCCCATACATAATGAATTTTGTAAACGATTTGCCATTTGGACAAATTGCTAAATTAGATATCTAA
- a CDS encoding gliding motility-associated C-terminal domain-containing protein, with amino-acid sequence MKRNFLSFNLFLLFFVVFSQTASAQTALCNGALGDPVIHIDFGRGAAQHGPAIAETSFSFQPTGTPSDGWYTIAKSTNGMHAGSWHQISNHTPNDPDGYMMVVNASDDPSVFYEAPIVGLCANTTYQFSAWIINLLTYNGKKPNLTFTISTGQDIFTYDTGDIAEGAATDWIERGFLFTTPVNVNNITISIRNNGPGGQGNDIAVDDITFSPCGPTLVPTINNLPVSNVNLCIGESKTFNLATQISAGVYNNPHFLWQEMDANGVWQDLPMETTSQLTKTFVNAQIGSYRYRLLVAENGNINSPNCRAKSPEFELKVNALPVLPVSNPPVTVCVGDPLQLSVNTASSYNWTGPGGFTSTAQSPRIDNASLQMSGTYTVVVTNDAGCEAITQTEVIVVARPVAFIDPIAPICKGSSVMLNAGTGTSYRWVPETGLSAADIANPIASPNRTTDYTVYVSNGYCETQAQIRVEVIKELVATAGPDAKIIKGNAVSLKGRVSGENIAQIFWTPAGGLDDPTKLNPIASPVVSTTYTLNVLSSTGCLSSSDEVFIKVYDKLMVPNSFSPNGDGINDYWNVVALDTYAKPRVKIFNRYGQLMFESEGYERPWDGKRGNEDVPSGVYYYMIYLESGLKPLSGSLTLIR; translated from the coding sequence TTGAAACGCAACTTTCTCTCTTTCAATCTATTTTTATTGTTTTTTGTTGTTTTTTCACAAACAGCATCGGCGCAAACAGCATTATGTAATGGTGCCCTGGGAGATCCGGTTATTCATATTGATTTTGGAAGGGGCGCCGCACAGCATGGCCCCGCTATTGCTGAAACATCTTTTTCTTTTCAGCCCACCGGCACACCTTCGGATGGCTGGTACACCATTGCAAAAAGTACCAATGGCATGCATGCCGGCTCCTGGCATCAGATTAGCAACCATACGCCAAACGATCCGGATGGCTATATGATGGTGGTGAATGCTTCTGATGATCCAAGTGTATTTTATGAGGCCCCGATAGTGGGGCTTTGTGCAAATACCACCTATCAATTTTCGGCCTGGATAATCAATCTTTTAACCTACAATGGGAAAAAGCCAAATCTTACCTTTACGATATCGACGGGTCAGGATATATTTACTTACGACACAGGCGACATTGCCGAAGGTGCTGCCACAGACTGGATTGAGCGTGGTTTTTTATTTACCACCCCTGTTAATGTAAATAACATCACCATCAGCATACGAAATAATGGGCCGGGCGGACAAGGAAATGACATTGCAGTGGACGATATTACTTTCAGTCCGTGTGGTCCTACCCTGGTCCCGACAATCAATAACCTACCGGTATCAAATGTTAATTTGTGTATCGGCGAGAGCAAAACCTTCAATTTAGCAACACAGATTAGTGCTGGTGTTTACAACAACCCTCATTTTCTTTGGCAGGAAATGGACGCAAATGGTGTATGGCAGGATTTGCCTATGGAAACTACCAGTCAGCTGACAAAAACCTTTGTAAACGCCCAGATTGGCAGCTATAGATACCGGCTTTTGGTTGCCGAAAATGGAAATATCAATTCACCAAACTGCCGTGCAAAATCACCTGAATTTGAACTGAAGGTAAATGCCCTGCCGGTTTTGCCAGTGTCTAACCCACCGGTTACGGTTTGTGTGGGCGACCCTCTCCAGTTATCAGTAAATACTGCAAGTTCTTATAATTGGACTGGTCCCGGAGGATTTACCTCCACAGCACAGTCGCCCCGCATTGACAATGCCAGTCTGCAAATGTCGGGCACTTACACCGTTGTGGTAACCAATGACGCCGGATGTGAAGCCATTACGCAAACTGAAGTAATTGTTGTTGCCCGCCCGGTAGCTTTTATAGATCCCATAGCTCCCATTTGTAAAGGATCATCTGTTATGTTGAATGCCGGCACTGGTACTTCTTACCGCTGGGTACCTGAAACCGGTTTGTCGGCGGCAGATATTGCCAACCCAATAGCCAGCCCAAACCGGACAACCGACTATACGGTGTACGTTTCAAACGGTTACTGCGAAACACAGGCACAGATTAGGGTTGAAGTGATCAAAGAACTGGTAGCTACAGCCGGACCAGATGCAAAGATCATCAAAGGAAATGCGGTTTCACTAAAAGGCAGGGTTAGCGGCGAAAACATTGCTCAAATATTCTGGACACCTGCCGGGGGGCTGGACGACCCTACGAAATTAAATCCAATAGCAAGTCCGGTAGTTAGCACCACTTATACGTTGAATGTACTTTCCAGTACTGGATGCCTGAGCAGTAGCGACGAAGTTTTTATCAAAGTATATGATAAATTGATGGTGCCAAATAGCTTTAGTCCCAATGGGGATGGTATAAACGACTATTGGAATGTTGTAGCCCTCGATACTTATGCAAAACCAAGGGTAAAAATCTTCAACCGCTACGGTCAGCTGATGTTTGAAAGTGAAGGATATGAACGCCCATGGGATGGAAAACGGGGGAATGAGGATGTACCCAGTGGCGTTTATTATTATATGATTTACCTGGAGTCGGGACTAAAACCACTCAGCGGCTCCTTAACGCTCATCAGATAA
- a CDS encoding acyl-CoA reductase, with amino-acid sequence MPILNSEKLIIALKKLSDFMAEPDSAFKNLILSASNNNAWFTPEEVEKALNSLHQMLTEEDLKTWFKDITITETPKRIGLILAGNIPMVGFHDVIAVLATGNTALIKLSSADDKLLPALLAQLVQIEPLLVDRIVYVDRLKEFDAVIATGSNNTSRYFEFYFGKVPNIIRKNRNSVAVITGDESNAELALLGHDIFDYFGLGCRNVSKLYIPEDYDIKNFFEPLDKFKDIINHFKYNNNYDYNKSIYLVNLKHHYDNGFLLLTEGEGLSSPLAVLYYETYTNIAQLEALLKDRAEDIQCVVGNAPLKLNAPVLAFGQSQTPKLWDYADNVNTIDFLNNL; translated from the coding sequence ATGCCAATCCTTAATAGCGAAAAACTAATTATTGCATTAAAAAAACTTAGCGACTTCATGGCTGAACCCGACTCTGCATTCAAAAACCTGATTTTATCAGCATCCAACAACAATGCATGGTTTACGCCTGAAGAAGTAGAAAAGGCATTAAATTCGCTACACCAGATGCTAACAGAGGAAGATCTTAAAACCTGGTTTAAAGACATTACGATAACAGAAACGCCCAAAAGAATAGGTCTGATTTTAGCAGGAAACATCCCTATGGTGGGTTTTCATGATGTAATTGCGGTGCTGGCAACCGGAAATACGGCCTTAATTAAACTTTCTTCTGCTGACGATAAGCTGCTGCCAGCCTTGCTGGCCCAACTGGTGCAGATAGAGCCGCTGCTTGTGGACCGTATTGTATATGTCGACCGCCTAAAGGAATTTGACGCTGTAATTGCCACCGGTAGCAACAACACTTCCAGATATTTTGAATTTTATTTTGGCAAAGTACCGAATATCATCCGCAAAAACCGGAACAGCGTAGCGGTAATAACAGGTGATGAAAGCAATGCTGAGTTGGCCTTGCTTGGACACGATATATTTGACTACTTTGGCTTAGGCTGCAGAAATGTTTCTAAGCTTTATATTCCTGAAGATTATGACATCAAAAACTTTTTTGAGCCATTAGACAAATTCAAAGACATCATTAATCACTTTAAATACAATAACAATTACGACTACAATAAATCAATTTACCTGGTAAACCTTAAGCATCATTACGATAATGGCTTTTTATTGTTAACAGAAGGTGAGGGCTTATCTTCGCCACTGGCAGTTTTGTATTATGAAACTTATACCAATATTGCACAACTGGAAGCTTTGCTAAAAGATCGCGCCGAAGACATTCAATGTGTAGTAGGAAATGCTCCTTTGAAGCTAAATGCACCAGTACTGGCTTTTGGACAAAGCCAGACGCCAAAGCTTTGGGATTATGCGGACAATGTGAATACGATAGATTTTTTGAATAACTTATAA
- a CDS encoding 4Fe-4S dicluster domain-containing protein: protein MAIKITDECINCGACEPECPNNAIYDAGTAWRFSDGTNLSGIIDFGGKEVDAEAAQEAGSDEVYYIVSDKCTECKGFHDEPQCAAVCPVDCCVDDEDVRESEEELLAKKAWLHQEG, encoded by the coding sequence ATGGCTATTAAAATAACAGACGAGTGCATTAATTGCGGAGCATGTGAGCCTGAATGCCCAAATAATGCAATTTACGATGCAGGCACAGCCTGGAGATTTTCTGATGGTACCAATTTAAGTGGTATTATTGATTTTGGAGGTAAAGAAGTGGATGCAGAGGCTGCTCAGGAAGCAGGTTCTGACGAAGTCTACTATATCGTATCCGATAAATGTACAGAATGCAAGGGCTTTCATGATGAGCCTCAGTGCGCAGCGGTATGTCCTGTAGATTGTTGTGTGGATGACGAAGATGTTCGTGAATCTGAAGAAGAACTGTTGGCTAAAAAAGCCTGGTTACATCAGGAAGGATAG
- a CDS encoding universal stress protein — translation MNLKKILIAVDNSTCSEKAAKTGYEVAKTFGAEVALVNIIEPVPANINPDLTLAPVFIEAYDNSEENSHILLKEIEAKFSQGIPTTYLSVIDSAAHGIIKQSDEWGSDLIVIGTYGRTGIYHFLMGSVAEHVARKSACPVLIVPNKYEEKA, via the coding sequence ATGAACCTCAAAAAGATTTTAATTGCCGTTGATAACAGTACCTGTTCGGAAAAAGCCGCAAAAACGGGTTATGAAGTTGCCAAAACCTTTGGAGCCGAGGTTGCCCTGGTTAATATTATTGAACCTGTACCTGCCAATATCAATCCCGACCTGACATTGGCACCGGTTTTTATAGAAGCATACGACAATAGTGAAGAAAACAGCCATATTTTGCTGAAAGAAATTGAAGCTAAGTTTAGTCAAGGTATACCCACTACCTATTTGAGTGTGATTGACAGCGCTGCACATGGCATTATTAAACAGTCGGACGAATGGGGTTCGGACCTGATTGTAATAGGAACTTATGGCCGTACAGGCATATACCATTTCCTGATGGGTAGTGTGGCCGAGCATGTGGCCCGAAAATCGGCCTGTCCAGTACTCATTGTTCCTAATAAATATGAGGAGAAAGCTTGA
- a CDS encoding C40 family peptidase yields MEQQYGICRVAIAPLRAEASDRAEIASQLLFGDHVEILEKTDKWFFVRNAYDDYEGWVDFKQLGNLSDEQYARQQQNDHLAPAQPANVVVAADGSKYYLLAGSNLPFYENGFCYLGDEKFEVSFNPHPVHNRTAVDEIINAALFFKNAPYLWGGRTLFGIDCSGFAQTVFKLNGIKLKRDAWQQAEQGTTVDFLPEAKAGDLAFFDNDAGRIIHVGIMLSAQEIIHASGKVKIDRIDTEGIFSTELGRYSHKLRIIKRFV; encoded by the coding sequence ATGGAACAACAATATGGGATTTGTAGGGTGGCCATAGCCCCTTTAAGGGCTGAGGCATCTGACAGAGCAGAAATTGCTTCGCAACTATTATTTGGCGACCATGTAGAGATACTCGAAAAAACTGATAAATGGTTTTTTGTCCGCAATGCCTATGATGATTATGAGGGTTGGGTAGATTTTAAGCAACTTGGAAACCTTTCTGATGAGCAATATGCCCGACAACAGCAAAATGATCATCTGGCACCGGCACAGCCTGCCAATGTAGTTGTGGCTGCTGACGGGAGTAAGTATTACCTTCTGGCTGGTAGTAACCTGCCATTTTACGAAAATGGCTTTTGTTATCTGGGTGATGAGAAATTCGAAGTTTCCTTTAATCCTCATCCGGTACACAACAGAACTGCAGTTGATGAGATTATAAATGCGGCCTTGTTCTTTAAAAACGCGCCCTATTTATGGGGTGGAAGGACACTGTTTGGGATAGACTGCTCAGGTTTTGCACAAACGGTGTTTAAACTCAATGGGATTAAACTGAAAAGGGATGCCTGGCAACAAGCCGAGCAAGGTACTACCGTTGATTTTTTGCCAGAGGCAAAAGCCGGCGACCTGGCTTTTTTTGACAACGATGCCGGCCGCATCATCCATGTAGGGATTATGCTTAGTGCCCAAGAGATCATTCACGCTTCAGGAAAAGTTAAAATAGACAGGATAGATACCGAAGGGATTTTTAGCACCGAACTTGGCCGTTATAGCCATAAGCTTCGAATCATCAAGCGTTTTGTGTAA